The following nucleotide sequence is from Arvicola amphibius chromosome 1, mArvAmp1.2, whole genome shotgun sequence.
TCCCGGCgtggctttttcttctctcacgTGGGCTGGCTGCTCGTGCGCAAACACCCGGCTgtcaaagagaagggaggaaaactgGACATGTCTGACCTAAAAGCCGAGAAGCTGGTCATGTTCCAGAGGAGGTGAGTGAAGGGGGATGGAGCTTAGGAAGTAGGTTTCAAGACTGACACATTCTCTTAGCACTTAGAATAGCTGGATGAATTTCTGGGTTTATACCATCACAGCTATCATTTAAGCCAAGTGTGgaggtgcacgcctgtaatcccagtgccagaGAGATacaggcaaacagatctctgtgaattccaggtcagccagagtcacataatgagactgtctcaaaaaacaaagatccTCTgggaagttaagagcacttcctgttcttccagaggaccctagctCAGATGCCAGCATTCATATTGGGCGGCTtacacctgcaactccagctccaaagaacCTGACACTCAATTCTagccttcacagacacacatgttcatgtggcATTTActaacacagacatgcacacatatgcataaataaaaaataatcttaaaaaaaaagaaaaaagtccattGGCCAGATGGGGTGGCACACAGGTCTTTAGTCCTAGTACTTGAtaggcagaagcaagtgaatgtctgtgagtctgaagccagcgtggtcaacatagtgagttccaggacagccagaacaacatagtgagaccctgtttcaaaaaaaaagaataaaaataaattatcatttcAAACAGACTGTCGTCCCGAGTGTCTTAGACACACATGGGATTAACACAGTTTGTCTTTCCAAAAGCATGCAGTGCAATCGTAGCTGTGCTTTAAAGGTTGGGTCAGGTGAGGCCAGGTCAGGCCAGGTCAGGCCAGGTGAGGTCAGGTGAAGAAGACACTGAGCCCGAGAGTTGAGGAAAGGACACAAATTAGCCTAGAGAGGACCCAGATtagggaagaaatgggaaagcTGGATGCAGGCCGCACCCGTGACCCAAAAATTAAAGACATGACTGCTGAATGGGCACCAAACAATTCTCTCAGGAAATCAGAGGTCGGTCTGTGTGGAAATGAGATGGGGACAAGGCCTCCAGAGGGACAGAATCCACAGGAGATCGAGGACACTCATTATGCTTCCTGGAACTTTTACAGCATGAAGGCTTTGAGAGAGGAGATTAGCAGGAAATGGAAAAATGTCAAagactgaaagagagaaaggggcttAGGGGCAGATGAAAAACAGCCCTGGCACCCACGCAGACTGAGGCTGTGGTTTGGTCCTGATTTGTTGAATGACCCGCCTCATCCCTCCATGAAGAAGAGTAGGGACCTTGTTCTATGGGCAACTGGTGGGATTATTTTGGGACAATCTCAGCTCAACGTAGACTTACCTTGAGAATGATAATGATATTCCGTTCTGAAAGGATTTTCCACCTCCATTCTTTCTTGATGGGACTCCCAGCCCACACCTGCACTCAGTGTAAGAGGAAGACAACAGCCCACTGAGAAGAGCCGATCCAGGTAAGGTATCCTCGCTCCACAGACTCTGCGTGTGCTCTCTCCCCATAGGTACTACAAACTCGGCATCCTGCTCCTGTGCTTCATCCTGCCCACGCTGGTGCCCTGGTATTGCTGGGGTGAAACTTTCCCGCACAGTCTGTATGTTGCCACTTTTCTGAGATACGCTCTGACGCTCAATGTCACCTGGCTGGTGAACAGTGCCGCTCATCTCTATGGCTTTCGCCCTTATGACAAGAACATTGACCCCCGGGAGAATCCCCTGGTTTCCGTGGGAACTCTGGGTGAGTAAACCATCTATAGTATTATGGCATTCAGTGGTCTTAGGTTTCGAACCTGGGACTAATGACTGAGGTCCCTATTTAACATATCAGTGCAGATCTGGCTACCAGGTTCTCCCTGTATCTCTCAGTTTCTACCTGTTATGGAGCCCTCCTGGTTAGCACACCCTGTCCCCTGTCCTGAACTCTGCAGCTCAGGGGACCAGGCTGTTCTTCCTATGGCCTCTCCCAGGTGTCCCCGCCTCTGGCTAGGTTCTCCCTCATATCCACAGTGAACCTCCTTCTCCACCACTCCGAGGAGCAGACgtgtccttctcctttccttttttattcctttttttccattcCGTCTCCTTATTTGGTGAGCTGTGAGGAAGACACGAGGCATCTGTACCTTGTGTTTCGTGTCTCCCACTATAAAACCAGGGGTTGTGATATTGGGGAGAACATGAAggataaaaaaaatactatcttggggctggagagatggctcagaggttaagagcactgcctgctcttccaaagtttaAGTCAATCTTATCTACTTACGCTATAGCCTACAACTCTTAGACGGTCATAGAACTGGGATCCCGAGGCCAGAGATGAGTTCTGTAAATGTCCCTATAGTGAACGTCCCATCTCCAGCCGCTTTAGGACTCGGCTGCTAGAAGCAGCAGCCAGCACCCTGCTTTTCTCTCTGGGTGTTTCCTCTCCATGCCTTCTCATCCTCCCCCACCTCATCCTCTGCCATCCTGGTCTcaattccttcttcccttcctcttcctttgctgtctctctctcttcctccctctcttccctgcttcctttaTCCCGATCCTCCAGAAGTACTAGGGCCTACACTTACAAATGTAGCCTTGTGTAAATGCTCCCTCTCTGAGCTTTGTCCCAAGCCCTTTTCCACACTGTGAGTCAAGAgttcactatgtagtctaggctgacaCTGAACTTCTACCAATAAGCTATTTtcccaggtctttttttttccccccttggaAATCCAGTCTTTCTGATTTGTCCCAGCCAGACTTGAACTTCCTGTCTCCCGGTCAGCATCTAGGTAACTTGGATCACAGCCAGGGCCAAGTAACAATGTATAAATCCAGACCCCACAGTCAGGGGCTTCATCTGCTGTTCTATTTCATGATAAACCGTTCTGTTTTTGTCCTCTCTATAAAATTTAGCACTTTATATCTTGATGTTATTCCTACATAGTATACATAGAAATTGTAAAAGGAagttagattttaattttttttggttttttgagatgaagcttctctgtgtagccctggctgtgctggaactagctctgtagaccaggctggcctcgaactcacagagtaagggggattaaaagcacgtgccaccaccgcccagtgattTTTATACTTCTTGAAGTCACAATTTATATTTGTTGTAATAAATTTGTGTAAATGTTCAGTTAAATCCTCAGTGtcataaaaataacacattttcatCCAAATCAGGAATTttggaaaaatgttttaagtatcaCGTTATGCAGAAAACCTTTATTAGAgaagttgtgtatgtgtgagtcagGTTCTCCAGAGTAACAGAGCTTATAGCATGCGTGTATGTTAGGAGGACTaacaggctgtggtccagttaGTTATCAAAGGCTGCCGTTAACAGGAAGGCCGAGACTCCAGTAGCGGCTCAACCCAGATATCTCAGCTGGTTTTCCTTATAGCCAGAGGCCTGAAGAAGTGGACCAGTGAAGGGAAAGACTTGCTAGTGAGAGAAGGTGAGAGCAAGCGCgcagagagagagatttccttcctccattcctaggcttccagcagaaagtAGGACCCAGGTAGGGGCATGTCTTCCCACCAAAGACAGGGACTAGAAGTGGGTCCTCCTAGTTCAAATGATttgattacacacacatacaaaaaaaaaaaaaaatcccacactggtACACCCAGTCATTtgggggttttagttaattctggATATAGTAAACTtcacaaccaagaatagccatcacaagcCGGGCATGATGTTGCttgccttcaaccccagcactctagaggcagaggcaggaggatctctgagttcaaggtcagcctggtctacaaaggagttccaggacagtcagagatacacagagaaaccttgtctcagttacacctcctcccaacccccaccccacccaaaaaGAATAGTCATTACAGTGAGCGAGGCTGTGTGGCTGATGGGGGAGGGTAGGCCTGCCACAGTGCCTGCGTGctgatcagaggacaactttgtactgtctgttctgtctttccaccTGCATATGGCTTCTTTGCATCAAACTTGGGTTGCCAGGCTGGCTCCAACAGCTTGTATCTCTTGCAAtatgtttatgtaaatattttattaaatattcagttttatttactaTAAAAGTAACTGTCGTTCAAAAATCagaaatttcaggaaaaaaattaaatatcatatGATAGAAGAAATCTTTATTAAGGGGGTCTATTTTACGAGCATTCCCCTGCACCAGGGTCTGAGCTCTAAGAAGTAGCAGCCACAGGAGCCACTGTGTGAACTAGCAACGGCTGAGAGAAGGCCCACCTTGGCTGGGCCCTGGTTTCTCTGCCTTTTCTATTGTCACCAGCCCCACGGGGAAAGGGGTGTTGCCTGGTCACCTTCATAAGAAGCGTAGATActgatcttccaaaggactcTCCCCTCCTGAGAACACATACACTGTCCAGGAGCCAAGAGCATCTCAGAGCACACTGACATTCCGGCACTTTCCAATGTAAAGTATTTCCCCAGAATATTCATATTCATAccgttgggggctggagagatggctcagaggataagagcactggctgctcttccagaggtcctgagttcaattcccagcaaccacatggtggctcacaaccatctggtgccctcttctgcttgcaggcatacatggaagaaaggctgtatacataataaataaataaatctaaaaaaatcatattcataCCGTTAGCCTTCGAGACACATTTCCTTCCAACATACTTTCAAATATTAAGGACAACCAGGGCTTCTGAACTCATTGTTTCTGAGTAGAAGGCAGTGGGTTAACCATTCACTAATGAACAGTAAAATGTTCAGTAAAATCAGGAGGCAGCAGTCACCGAGCCCCCTAACTGCTCCCTGTGCTTCTCTTCCAGGCGAGGGCTTCCACAACTACCACCACGCCTTCCCCTACGACTACTCCGCCAGTGAGTACCGCTGGCACATCAACTGCACGACATTCTTCATTGACTGCATGGCTGCCCTGGGCCTGGCTTATGACCGGAAGAGAGTGTCCAAGGCCGCTGTCTTGGCCAGGATCAAAAGAACTGGAGATGGGAGCCACAGGAGTGGCTGAGTTTGGGGTTGCCTTATTTTTCCATTCCCAAAACCAGCTGACCAGAGGTTTAATAGTATGGCTCAAATAGTAAAAAATACCATCAATGTTCTAAAGAGTCTTGCTTCAAGACACTGTTAttgtaaaatattcaaatatcattaaaaggaaaaaaaaagatacccttTTATTTTTGGTCTTCTGCTCCAGGGGCCTCTCCATGGCTAagtccttctcccctccctcctcatacTTCATTGCCTTCAGGGAAGCTGTGGTTAGCAGTAGGTAGGAAGAGACCTTTGAAAACTcagcaaatgttttaaattaaaggaCTCCATGGACAGCGCTCTTGCCTTGATCTCTCTTGAGCATCAACGGAGGTGTCTCAAGCTAAAACTCCAACCCGATCCCCCTGGACATTGCTAACTACCGTCTGGAAAAGGCAAAAAccgacaaacaaaacaaactaccacagacagaaaaacaaaacccaaacccttTCCCTGGCACAGGGCTTGCACTGTGATAAACCATCAGGGGAGTCAGCAGGCTGGATGTGATCCTTACATGGGGGCGGTGTCACGTGGAAGGAGTTCTAACGTTCTTTCTGTGACTGGACCCAGCATCTGCCCAAGCAAACACGAGCCCCTCCACACAACATCCTTCCCTTCTGTCCTGTGCCCTAGAACTCGGCAAGGAAATTCTTCCCATttcaagacagagagagatgaggaggctgagacagcaGCTGCTCAGAGTTAGCTTCCCCAGGGAAAGTTGTTTGGATCGAAGAGTTTCTGATGGATGACTCCATGTCCCTCTGCAACAGTTTCAAAGCCGTGTCCCCCTTTATTAGTTCAGGTCGCTCCTTGGATTGATAAAATCCAGGCATCCCTCCACAGCGTTTTCTCCTTGCCTCGTTCCTTCCTCTTAGATTTTATGTTCGTGATGATCCTAGGTCCGTGAACATTCGTTGCACATGCTTGGTTAAAGAGACAGCTGGAAGATGCCATGCAGGCTGCTAGGGAGAACGTTCTCCAACAGTCTTCCTGAGCTGTACTCAACAATCGGACTGGCCAGGCAATGTGCTCGCCACTACAACAGCAAGTCTGTTGAGGGGTAACCACCTGCTTCCTGGGTAGACCTGAGACCCACTCGCCGGAAGGGAATTCACCATCGAAAAGCTGGGGCTGGggtccagggagatggctcagcagatgaaggcGCTTGCAGTGAAAGCCTTATGACCTAAGGTCAATCCCAGGAGACCTGTAAAAAGCTCAACATAGGGGTACATTTCTGAAATTCCAATACTCCTATGGAGAgatgagagacacagagagacttcCCTAGAAGCTTTCTAGCCTACTAGCTGGGAGTAGCTTGGCAAGAGAGATCCCACCTCCAAAACAAGTGGAAGAACTGACCCCAAAAGTTGTCCTGTCACCTGCGtgtgccccccacacacaattatcacacatacacacacacacacacacacacacacacaagtaatgaTAGTaacttttaaattagatttttaaagcCTGTAGCTGTGGAGTTCCTAGGCCTTAAGTAGGCACTTACTATTGTTTTCCTAGCTGGACATGTGTCCATCAAATTACCTTCTGAACAACTATGTTTTTGCCCGTTTGGGCAAAGCCTCTCAGCTTTGGTCAGAGAAGGCTCTTTTCACAGTGGTCAGCAGTAGCTTCAGAGACTCGGTTTGTCTTGGTAGTGAGACTACGTGACCGAGTGCTCAGTCCCGAAAGCAGCATCCATGTTAACGTCTCCAGCGCTCAGGGAATATCATGGTCGAAGCGGCAGAAACAGCGCTTGTGCCTGAGAGCAGGGCTATGGTGGCACAGAACACTGTCTTCCAGGCATGGCGTGGCCTGTGCACTCTCGAACTTAGGGCAGATGTGATTACCTGCAAAAGATCTATTCAAGATTGGGCCTGTCACCATCATGTCATGCCTAGGAGTGGGGCTCacgagatagagacagacagcttttccgtcttccctccctcctccctccctccctccctccctccatttctctctct
It contains:
- the LOC119818764 gene encoding acyl-CoA desaturase 3; the encoded protein is MPGHLLQEEMSSSSTTTTTITSPRPEVMQKGREKLKTVPFYLDEDIRPEMKEDIYDPSYQDEEGPLPKMEFVWRNIILMTLLHLGALYGLVLIPSSKFYTLLWVFVYYVVSITGIGAGAHRLWSHRTYKARLPLRVFLIIANTMAFQNDVYEWARDHRAHHKFTETHADPHNSRRGFFFSHVGWLLVRKHPAVKEKGGKLDMSDLKAEKLVMFQRRYYKLGILLLCFILPTLVPWYCWGETFPHSLYVATFLRYALTLNVTWLVNSAAHLYGFRPYDKNIDPRENPLVSVGTLGEGFHNYHHAFPYDYSASEYRWHINCTTFFIDCMAALGLAYDRKRVSKAAVLARIKRTGDGSHRSG